From the Phoenix dactylifera cultivar Barhee BC4 chromosome 10, palm_55x_up_171113_PBpolish2nd_filt_p, whole genome shotgun sequence genome, one window contains:
- the LOC103703204 gene encoding filament-like plant protein 3: MDRRSWLWRRKSSEKSPGETESSGSASSHSERYSDDQEAVKGSSNNASPNHAQSPEVSSNIGDSEVHESVKSLTEKLSVALLNISAKEELVKQHVKVAEEAVSGWEQAETEVAALKQQLEAANQKNSALEERIGHLDGALKECVRQLRQAREEQEEKVHDAVIKKTHQWESEKLELAKQLVELKAQLQAAKSEAAAAVDLGLKAKLEASEKENAAFKVELLSQSEDLQTLTLERELSNQAAETASKQHLESIKKVAKLEAECRRLRSRASKSLPVNGHKPFANSICMESVTDSQSDSGERLLSMDNEPGCSDSWASALIAELDQFKNDKASARNLITSIEIDLMDDFLEMERLVALPEADRVSSSFELEADSDRVATRESPLKVEALHLQLAELEEKVAKMENEKTELEMALVDSRNQLEASCNQLRVAEDKLIELQKQLDLANESKQVATAEVVSVEAKRKALEAQLESTELEVRKLYDKVCLLEGKIEGEKALSTELEARVEAAEASRKVSESQLKSAHLEVGSLHEMVGLLESKVAEERASSTEFAAKVQALEAVRMALDSQLESAHLEVNKLREKVGYLEVKAEEERTKSAEFATKVEAVEAVRKSSEFQLETANLEIGKLHDKVGLLEGQVSKEKALTAEFAAKCQKLESEISRIKREAELWQVTSSNGDLKIKQEKELAVAAGKLAECQKTIASLGQQLKSLTTLDDFMLEAEKLELNGGSPDLILHSSYSSEKISSYTFPNGKEGGSPPSSSLSSSSSTLSGFASLLPRSRSSSYIEN; the protein is encoded by the exons ATGGATCGCCGGAGTTGGCTTTGGAGGCGGAAGTCGTCCGAGAAGAGCCCCGGGGAGACTGAGAGCTCAGGATCAGCGTCGTCTCATTCTGAGAGGTACTCAGATGATCAG GAGGCAGTGAAGGGTTCTTCAAATAATGCTTCTCCAAATCATGCCCAATCACCAGAGGTTTCATCAAACATTGGTGATAGTGAAGTCCATGAAAGTGTCAAGAGTTTGACCGAGAAACTCTCAGTTGCTCTTCTGAACATCAGTGCTAAAGAGGAGCTGGTCAAGCAACATGTGAAAGTTGCAGAAGAAGCTGTTTCAG GCTGGGAGCAGGCAGAAACTGAAGTTGCAGCTCTGAAGCAGCAACTTGAAGCTGCAAACCAGAAAAACTCTGCTCTTGAAGAAAGAATTGGTCACCTTGATGGTGCCCTCAAGGAATGTGTCAGGCAGCTCCGCCAAGCAAGGGAGGAGCAAGAGGAGAAAGTCCATGATGCTGTCATTAAGAAGACCCATCAGTGGGAATCTGAGAAGCTTGAGCTTGCGAAGCAGCTTGTCGAGCTCAAAGCACAGCTGCAAGCTGCAAAATCTGAAGCTGCTGCCGCTGTTGACCTTGGTCTTAAAGCAAAACTTGAAGCTTCTGAGAAAGAAAATGCAGCTTTCAAGGTTGAACTACTATCTCAATCTGAGGATCTCCAGACACTGACACTAGAGAGGGAGCTGAGTAATCAAGCAGCAGAGACAGCCAGCAAGCAACATTTAGAGAGCATAAAAAAGGTTGCTAAACTTGAGGCTGAATGTCGTAGGTTACGGTCTCGAGCATCCAAATCACTACCAGTTAATGGCCACAAGCCTTTTGCAAATTCAATTTGCATGGAATCTGTTACCGATAGCCAATCAGATAGTGGAGAACGATTGCTAAGCATGGATAATGAGCCAGGGTGCTCAGATTCATGGGCATCAGCTTTAATTGCTGAACTCGATCAGTTCAAGAATGATAAGGCCAGTGCAAGAAACCTCATCACTTCTATAGAGATTGACCTGATGGATGATTTCCTTGAGATGGAGAGACTAGTTGCTTTGCCTGAGGCTGATCGTGTAAGTTCGAGCTTTGAACTTGAAGCTGATTCTGACAGAGTTGCTACAAGAGAAAGCCCATTAAAAGTCGAAGCTTTGCATCTGCAGTTAGCTGAATTGGAAGAAAAAGTTGCAAAAATGGAAAACGAGAAAACAGAATTGGAGATGGCTTTAGTTGATTCGCGAAATCAGCTTGAGGCTTCTTGCAATCAGCTCAGAGTTGCTgaggataagttgattgaactGCAGAAGCAATTAGACTTGGCCAATGAATCAAAACAAGTGGCCACAGCAGAAGTGGTGTCTGTGGAGGCAAAGAGAAAGGCACTGGAGGCTCAGCTAGAATCAACAGAACTGGAAGTCAGAAAGCTATATGATAAGGTGTGTTTGTTAGAAGGAAAAATTGAGGGTGAGAAGGCACTGTCTACAGAACTCGAAGCTAGGGTAGAGGCTGCAGAGGCTTCTAGAAAGGTATCCGAGTCTCAGCTTAAGTCAGCTCATTTGGAAGTTGGTAGTCTGCATGAAATGGTGGGTCTATTAGAAAGCAAGGTGGCGGAGGAGAGGGCATCATCTACAGAATTTGCAGCTAAAGTACAGGCTTTAGAGGCTGTGAGAATGGCATTAGATTCTCAGCTTGAGTCTGCACATTTGGAAGTCAATAAGCTACGTGAGAAGGTGGGTTACTTAGAAGTGAAAGCTGAGGAGGAGAGGACAAAATCTGCAGAATTTGCAACTAAAGTAGAGGCTGTGGAGGCAGTAAGAAAGTCATCAGAATTCCAGCTCGAGACAGCAAATTTGGAAATAGGAAAGCTGCACGATAAGGTGGGTTTATTGGAAGGACAAGTTAGCAAGGAAAAGGCATTAACTGCAGAATTTGCAGCGAAGTGTCAGAAATTGGAGAGTGAGATATCAAGGATAAAGCGAGAAGCTGAGCTCTGGCAAGTTACAAGCTCAAATGGAGACCTGAAGATTAAACAG GAGAAAGAGCTTGCTGTGGCTGCTGGGAAGCTGGCAGAGTGCCAAAAAACAATCGCCTCTCTTGGCCAGCAGTTGAAATCACTGACAACTTTAGATGACTTCATGCTTGAAGCTGAGAAGCTAGAACTAAATGGAGGCTCACCAGATCTTATACTGCATTCTAGTTATTCTTCAGAGAAGATAAGCAGCTATACTTTCCCAAATGGCAAAGAGGGGGGGTCTCCACCATCTTCTTCgctctcatcctcatcctcaacTCTTTCTGGGTTTGCAAGCTTGTTGCCTCGAAGTAGGAGCAGCAGCTATATAGAAAACTAG
- the LOC103703256 gene encoding uncharacterized protein LOC103703256 encodes FVAGILNTLNVISNFPSLVIGIVGLVLCLHGSFRLSLQGEVWGWPCFFIGVAAVVFGSSYHHLKPNDARLVWDRLPMTIALTSIMAIFIIERIDEKTGTTSIVPLVMAGILSILYWRFFDDLRLYALVQFVPCIIIPLMAILIPPVYTHSAHWLLGRSGTIFVFVLLW; translated from the exons TTTGTTGCAGGGATACTCAATAcgttgaatgtgatttcaaaCTTTCCTTCTCTTGTGATTGGTATAGTTGGGCTTGTACTTTGCCTTCATGGAAGCTTCAGGCTAAG CCTGCAAGGTGAAGTCTGGGGCTGGCCGTGCTTCTTCATTGGCGTGGCTGCTGTTGTTTTTGGTTCCTCCTATCACCATCTCAAGCCAAATGATGCTCGACTTGTTTGGGATCGACTACCT ATGACCATTGCGCTCACATCAATCATGGCAATCTTCATCATTGAAAGGATTGATGAAAAGACTGGAACGACATCAATTGTACCATTAGTTATGGCGGGTATACTAAGCATTTTATATTGGAG ATTCTTTGATGATTTACGCCTATATGCACTTGTTCAGTTTGTCCCCTGTATCATTATACCTTTGATGGCTATATTAATTCCTCCAGTGTATACACATTCTGCTCATTGGCTATTGGGCCGCAG TGGTaccatttttgtttttgttttgttaTGGTAA
- the LOC103703203 gene encoding V-type proton ATPase 16 kDa proteolipid subunit → MSSFSGDETAPFFGFLGAAAALVFSCMGAAYGTAKSGVGVASMGVMRPELVMKSIVPVVMAGVLGIYGLIIAVIISTGINPKAKSYYLFDGYAHLSSGLACGLAGLSAGMAIGIVGDAGVRANAQQPKLFVGMILILIFAEALALYGLIVGIILSSRAGQSRAD, encoded by the exons ATGTCGAGCTTCAGCGGCGACGAAACCGCCCCCTTCTTCGGATTCCTCGGCGCTGCGGCCGCCCTTGTCTTCTCCT GCATGGGGGCGGCGTACGGGACGGCGAAGAGCGGTGTGGGGGTGGCGTCCATGGGGGTGATGCGGCCAGAGCTGGTGATGAAGTCGATCGTGCCCGTGGTCATGGCCGGAGTGCTCGGGATCTACGGGTTGATCATAGCCGTGATCATTAGCACCGGTATAAACCCTAAGGCCAAGTCGTATTACCTCTTCGATGGATACGCTCATCTTTCCTCCGGGCTGGCTTGTGGCCTTGCCGGGCTCTCTGCAGGCATGGCTATCGGGATCGTTGGCGATGCTGGAGTCAG GGCCAATGCACAGCAGCCGAAACTTTTTGTGGGCATGATTCTCATTCTCATTTTTGCTGAAGCACTTGCCCTTTATGGTCTCATTGTTGGCATCATCCTCTCCTCTCGGGCTGGCCAGTCTCGGGCAGACTAA
- the LOC103703202 gene encoding uncharacterized protein LOC103703202 isoform X1, protein MEKAAEAAAADTPVIVWNEKDGRFETEDKEAFLQYHLRDVTVAVEGSEAKEKKKKTANGHGPHVRAQEQARPGPRRPSLRRRIHPRPAPLLARHSLLLLYLRHISSSKSFLELSCIQQGVKILYVIFCNALSGLFSSVVHVKPVILSPAYCMHLFSANIISAPEMTI, encoded by the exons ATGGAGAAGGCGgcagaggcggcggcggcggataCGCCGGTGATCGTGTGGAACGAGAAGGACGGGAGGTTCGAGACGGAGGACAAGGAGGCCTTCCTCCAGTACCACCTCCGAGATGTGACGGTCGCCGTCGAAGGAAGCGAAgccaaggagaagaagaagaagacggcgAATGGACATGGTCCACACGTACGTGCCCAGGAGCAAGCGAGGCCTGGGCCTCGCCGCCCGTCTCTGCGTCGCCGCATTCACCCACGCCCAGCGCCACTCCTTGCTCGTCATTCCCTCCTGCTCCTATATCTCC GACACATTTCTTCCTCGAAATCCTTCCTGGAACTCTCTTGTATACAACAAGGAGTAaaaatcctgtatgtgatcttcTGCAATGCGCTTTCAGGTCTGTTCTCTTCTGTTGTTCATGTTAAGCCTGTAATCTTATCACCAGCCTACTGTATGCATTTATTTTCTGCCAATATCATCTCTGCTCCTGAAATGACCATTTAA
- the LOC103703202 gene encoding acetyltransferase At1g77540-like isoform X2, with protein MEKAAEAAAADTPVIVWNEKDGRFETEDKEAFLQYHLRDRRRRMDMVHTYVPRSKRGLGLAARLCVAAFTHAQRHSLLVIPSCSYISDTFLPRNPSWNSLVYNKE; from the exons ATGGAGAAGGCGgcagaggcggcggcggcggataCGCCGGTGATCGTGTGGAACGAGAAGGACGGGAGGTTCGAGACGGAGGACAAGGAGGCCTTCCTCCAGTACCACCTCCGAGAT agaagacggcgAATGGACATGGTCCACACGTACGTGCCCAGGAGCAAGCGAGGCCTGGGCCTCGCCGCCCGTCTCTGCGTCGCCGCATTCACCCACGCCCAGCGCCACTCCTTGCTCGTCATTCCCTCCTGCTCCTATATCTCC GACACATTTCTTCCTCGAAATCCTTCCTGGAACTCTCTTGTATACAACAAGGAGTAa